The Anguilla anguilla isolate fAngAng1 chromosome 4, fAngAng1.pri, whole genome shotgun sequence genome has a window encoding:
- the LOC118225755 gene encoding uncharacterized protein LOC118225755, which produces MAGCGSRHKVRRWPVSDITGHQHKTVFPDNCHANAKEFVFVVGDSHLRSFADGVVNMPEGQLSFGFMATPGGDATALRLEISHLGDTPRTPDAVCLLAPGNNMTSSRTIEEAARAFGTLLSVALQHWPNKVFVVDFPIRHVHATLEYQLLLKQEYHRVAAKMGVRYFSTNDVFQPSKRHLWCQDLVHLSDDKGMPLLADFIWNTSYSILHTPVNPVPLRVHPTLKRCFHKNKKKHGSSSQPQCVAPSQRSATSYRPFPAVKMKYVDHDQWTHLLPTVPDVRMQVRDRRHCIHQHAAKGLFVDIQQRILSGGRMERIFDTYVLCYPSGYRQNVKPVHEPAPKSVAEKKSPHIKKLSGAGSRHVNTDLRNQLQGTTPGCLLQHLHKWTPS; this is translated from the exons ATGGCAGGGTGTGGCTCACGTCATAAAGTCCGCCGATGGCCTGTGTCAGACATCACTGGGCATCAACACAAGACTGTGTTTCCTGACAATTGTCACGCCAATGCGAAAGAG TTTGTGTTCGTTGTTGGCGATTCACATCTCAGATCTTTTGCTGATGGAGTTGTGAACATGCCAGAGGGTCAGCTGTCCTTTGGTTTTATGGCCACACCTGGAGGAGATGCAACAGCGCTGCGTTTGGAGATCTCCCATCTTGGTGATACTCCACGTACTCCAGATGCAGTGTGCCTGCTTGCTCCAGGGAACAACATGACCTCAAGTCGCACTATTGAGGAGGCTGCCAGGGCCTTTGGGACTCTCCTCAGTGTTGCATTGCAACACTGGCCAAACAAG GTGTTTGTGGTGGATTTTCCCATACGACATGTACATGCAACACTGGAATACCAGCTTCTGCTAAAGCAGGAATATCACCGAGTTGCAGCAAAGATGGGAGTGCGGTATTTCTCAACAAATGATGTTTTCCAGCCATCCAAAAG GCATCTCTGGTGTCAGGATTTGGTACACCTAAGTGATGACAAAGGTATGCCTCTCCTTGCGGACTTCATTTGGAACACTTCATACAGCATCCTGCACACCCCTGTCAATCCTGTGCCACTTAGAGTGCATCCTACACTCAAACGATGCttccacaaaaacaagaagaagcATGGTAGTTCATCACAGCCACAGTGTGTTGCTCCATCTCAGCGCTCAGCAACATCCTATCGGCCCTTTCCAG ctgttaaaatgaagtATGTCGACCATGACCAATGGACACACCTGCTGCCTACTGTTCCAG ATGTAAGGATGCAGGTTCGGGACCGGCGTCATTGTATACATCAGCATGCTGCCAAAGGACTGTTTGTTGACATACAGCAA CGAATTCTCAGTGGGGGTAGGATGGAACGCATCTTTGACACATACGTCCTATGTTACCCTTCGGGCTACCGCCAGAACGTCAAACCTGTCCATGAGCCAGCACCCAAGTCTGTGGCTGAGAAGAAATCTCCGCACATCAAAAAGCTAAGTGGTGCTGGTTCACGTCAT